One stretch of Natronobacterium gregoryi SP2 DNA includes these proteins:
- a CDS encoding methyl-accepting chemotaxis protein: MFTVSADRVDNPDDGRSSISERYESILWWMMDKLGATETIERKILAAVCLQFLATIGIFLLPLLFLGPREAFSIFPTAQILLSGVLIVLAVVAFANTWLVARRDFIEPLRRVRSIASEISEGQLETRPQGRTQKDEIGDLQESVVKMYAYLTTVANQADALAGEEFDASVLEADVPGEFGDSLEEMRISLEDRIEKLEENREEIEQQRQETERRNAALEADAERCRDVLERCAEGDFTHRVDVESDHEAMVEIADALNATVDDVSGMLGQVQTLADEVDRVGTEVSASVAELEKTSAGVSDSAEAISVATDEQNDRFEKVRDEMSDLSATIEEIASTADGVADVSAEAATNARDGRETASEAIEELDRLERRMETIVGRIEALDEELAEVTEVVTLIDEIAEETNLLALNASIEAARASGDGNRFAVVASEIKSLAEETGEATGEIEQLVSGLQNSAQEAVDEIGTMQQEVVDGTETIEESLEVLEEIAGSVQEANDGVQSINAATDDQARTGQQVVSMVDEATDRSEHTLEETSSVAAAAEEQTATVSEISNAAQSLSQTATELSGQLEEFTADA, encoded by the coding sequence ATGTTCACAGTTTCTGCGGACCGGGTCGACAACCCTGACGACGGGCGGAGTTCGATCAGCGAACGGTACGAGTCGATCCTGTGGTGGATGATGGACAAACTCGGGGCGACCGAGACCATCGAACGGAAGATACTCGCTGCCGTCTGTCTCCAGTTTCTCGCGACAATCGGCATATTCCTGTTGCCGCTGCTTTTCCTGGGGCCCCGAGAAGCGTTTTCGATCTTTCCGACCGCTCAAATCCTTCTCAGCGGCGTCCTGATCGTGCTCGCCGTCGTCGCCTTCGCCAACACGTGGTTGGTCGCCCGACGGGACTTCATCGAACCGCTGCGACGGGTCCGCTCGATCGCGAGCGAAATCTCCGAGGGGCAGTTAGAGACCAGACCGCAGGGTCGGACACAGAAAGACGAGATCGGCGACCTCCAAGAGTCGGTCGTCAAGATGTACGCCTACCTGACGACCGTCGCCAACCAGGCCGACGCTCTCGCAGGCGAAGAGTTCGACGCCAGCGTTCTCGAGGCGGATGTTCCCGGCGAGTTCGGCGACTCTCTGGAAGAGATGCGAATCAGCCTCGAAGACCGAATCGAGAAACTCGAGGAGAACCGCGAGGAGATCGAACAGCAACGACAGGAGACCGAACGACGAAACGCCGCCCTCGAGGCCGACGCGGAGCGCTGTCGGGACGTTCTCGAACGGTGTGCCGAGGGTGATTTCACTCACCGCGTCGATGTCGAGAGCGATCACGAGGCGATGGTCGAGATTGCGGATGCCCTCAATGCAACGGTCGACGACGTGTCGGGCATGCTCGGTCAGGTACAGACGTTGGCCGACGAGGTCGATCGAGTTGGAACGGAGGTTTCGGCGAGTGTCGCCGAGTTAGAGAAGACGAGCGCGGGGGTCAGCGATTCCGCGGAGGCGATTTCGGTCGCAACCGACGAGCAGAACGACCGCTTCGAGAAGGTACGCGACGAGATGAGCGATCTCTCGGCGACGATCGAAGAGATCGCGTCGACGGCCGACGGGGTCGCGGACGTCTCGGCGGAAGCAGCGACGAACGCTCGTGATGGACGCGAAACGGCAAGCGAGGCGATCGAAGAACTCGACCGTCTCGAGCGCCGGATGGAAACGATCGTCGGTCGCATCGAAGCGTTAGACGAGGAACTGGCCGAGGTCACCGAGGTCGTCACCCTCATCGACGAAATCGCAGAGGAAACGAACCTGCTCGCACTCAACGCGTCGATCGAGGCCGCCCGAGCGAGCGGCGACGGGAACCGGTTTGCCGTCGTCGCCAGCGAGATCAAGTCGCTGGCGGAAGAAACTGGCGAGGCGACCGGCGAGATCGAACAGTTGGTCAGTGGCCTGCAGAACTCGGCCCAGGAAGCGGTCGACGAGATCGGGACGATGCAACAGGAAGTCGTCGACGGAACAGAAACGATCGAGGAAAGTCTCGAGGTTCTCGAGGAGATTGCCGGCAGCGTCCAGGAGGCAAACGACGGCGTCCAGTCGATCAACGCCGCGACAGACGACCAGGCCCGCACGGGCCAGCAGGTCGTGTCGATGGTCGACGAAGCGACCGACCGAAGCGAACACACGCTCGAGGAGACGAGCAGCGTCGCCGCCGCTGCGGAGGAACAGACCGCGACAGTCTCGGAGATTTCGAATGCGGCACAGTCGTTGTCCCAGACGGCTACCGAACTGAGCGGTCAACTCGAGGAGTTCACCGCCGACGCCTGA
- a CDS encoding DEAD/DEAH box helicase, with protein sequence MTRDRSADDSDDLELTIDQFHDACQQVGRPMLTADGIARTLDRSQDAVSDELEALVDRGDLESFSVTADPIVWYPANLEDLTEQERIVVFPKRREIVVDQPTQFTRAQLSQFAHLADANGKQGYRYVVRPEDVWQAPHEAFDDLARTMRQALGQRSEPLEEWVRSQWDRAHQFQLTTHEDGYTVLEAKTPEVMGNVARQKLDEEHVHAPISDTEDWVREGAAAAIKRILYEAGYPVQDHRDLDSGELLDVDLAVSLRDYQQTWVDRFAEAGEGVFVGPPGSGKTVAAMGAMAEVGGETLVLVPSRDLARQWAETIEEYTNLGPHQIGQYHGGQKHVRPVTIATYQIAGMDRHRSLFDDREWGLVIFDECQHVPSDVYRRSTHLQSQHRLGLSASPIREDDRQTEIFTLVGPPIGTDWQALFDAGFVAEPELEIRYVPWGDDQQRNAYASADGRERYRIAAKNHGKIDEVRYLLRDHHDAKALVFVDYLEQGRELAEALDGPFLSGETPHHERRRLLEEFRRDERDLLVVSRVGDEGIDLPTADLAIVASGLGGSRRQGTQRAGRTMRPAGGALVYVLATRGTREEEFARRQLQHLGRKGMTVREQTRGQVGSNETADSDN encoded by the coding sequence GTGACGCGCGATCGTTCCGCCGACGACAGCGACGATCTGGAACTGACGATCGATCAGTTCCACGACGCCTGCCAGCAGGTAGGCCGACCCATGCTCACGGCAGACGGGATCGCTCGCACTCTCGATCGCTCCCAAGACGCCGTCTCGGACGAACTCGAGGCGCTGGTCGATCGCGGCGACCTCGAGTCGTTCTCGGTCACGGCCGATCCCATCGTCTGGTATCCGGCGAACCTCGAGGATCTGACCGAACAGGAACGGATCGTCGTGTTCCCGAAACGGCGCGAAATCGTCGTCGACCAGCCGACGCAGTTCACACGAGCGCAACTATCCCAGTTTGCTCACCTCGCAGATGCAAACGGCAAACAGGGATACCGCTACGTCGTTCGCCCGGAAGACGTCTGGCAGGCACCACACGAGGCGTTCGACGACCTCGCCCGGACGATGCGACAGGCACTGGGACAGCGATCCGAACCGCTCGAAGAGTGGGTCAGGAGTCAGTGGGATCGAGCCCACCAGTTTCAGCTCACCACTCACGAAGACGGCTACACCGTCCTCGAGGCCAAGACGCCCGAGGTTATGGGGAACGTCGCCCGACAGAAACTGGACGAAGAACACGTCCACGCACCGATCTCCGACACCGAAGACTGGGTGCGTGAGGGGGCGGCGGCGGCGATCAAGCGAATCCTCTACGAGGCGGGCTACCCCGTGCAGGATCACCGCGACCTCGATTCCGGAGAGTTGCTCGATGTCGACCTCGCGGTCTCGCTGCGTGACTACCAGCAGACGTGGGTCGATCGCTTCGCGGAAGCCGGGGAAGGCGTCTTCGTCGGCCCGCCGGGCAGCGGCAAAACCGTCGCCGCCATGGGCGCGATGGCCGAGGTCGGCGGCGAGACGCTCGTTCTGGTGCCGAGTCGCGACCTCGCACGGCAGTGGGCCGAGACGATCGAGGAATACACCAACCTCGGCCCACACCAGATCGGCCAGTATCACGGCGGCCAGAAACACGTCCGGCCGGTGACGATCGCAACCTACCAGATCGCGGGCATGGATCGTCACCGCTCGCTGTTCGACGACCGCGAGTGGGGACTGGTGATCTTCGACGAGTGTCAGCACGTCCCCAGCGACGTCTACCGCCGCAGCACGCACCTCCAGTCCCAGCATCGCCTGGGGCTTAGCGCGAGTCCGATCCGGGAAGACGACCGGCAGACAGAAATCTTCACGCTCGTCGGCCCACCGATCGGCACCGACTGGCAGGCACTGTTCGACGCGGGCTTCGTCGCCGAACCAGAACTCGAGATCCGGTACGTTCCGTGGGGCGACGACCAGCAGCGAAACGCCTACGCGTCGGCCGACGGTCGCGAACGGTACCGGATCGCCGCGAAGAATCACGGAAAGATCGACGAGGTACGGTACCTGCTACGAGACCACCACGACGCGAAAGCGCTCGTCTTCGTCGACTACCTCGAGCAAGGGCGCGAACTCGCCGAGGCCCTCGACGGACCCTTCCTCAGCGGCGAGACGCCCCACCACGAACGCCGGCGACTGCTCGAGGAGTTCCGCCGCGACGAACGCGACCTGCTGGTCGTCTCGCGGGTCGGCGACGAGGGGATCGACCTCCCCACTGCGGACCTGGCGATCGTCGCCTCCGGGCTGGGTGGCTCGAGACGCCAGGGAACTCAGCGAGCCGGCCGGACGATGCGGCCCGCGGGCGGCGCGCTGGTTTACGTGCTCGCGACGCGTGGGACTCGAGAGGAAGAGTTCGCGCGACGGCAGTTGCAGCATCTCGGCCGGAAGGGAATGACCGTCCGCGAACAGACGAGAGGGCAAGTGGGATCGAACGAGACTGCCGATAGCGACAACTGA
- a CDS encoding AbrB/MazE/SpoVT family DNA-binding domain-containing protein has translation MSAETDGQGRLYIPKDVREKYGEKYHIVTYEDRIELVPVADDPLAAVREAAGELRDASVDDIRADIEAEAKAAARENGDDR, from the coding sequence ATGTCAGCAGAAACGGACGGGCAGGGGAGGTTGTACATCCCCAAAGATGTACGAGAAAAATACGGGGAGAAGTACCACATCGTCACGTACGAGGACAGAATTGAACTCGTTCCGGTTGCAGACGACCCGCTCGCTGCAGTCCGCGAAGCGGCAGGCGAGTTACGTGACGCATCCGTCGACGATATTCGCGCGGACATCGAAGCAGAAGCGAAAGCTGCGGCCCGCGAGAACGGGGACGATAGATGA
- a CDS encoding PIN domain-containing protein, with product MTVYVETDFLLALVKDSDWLQQSAEEALDEYDVETSAVSYLELLLARERYEFDYVPLVANLLELVPVRDEEERQIVLKAVNYYDEGMTAFDAFHAATAETRTLDVLSSEKDYEDIEVERVPLEPADE from the coding sequence ATGACGGTCTACGTCGAAACCGACTTTTTACTCGCGCTCGTCAAAGACTCAGACTGGTTGCAGCAATCTGCAGAAGAAGCACTCGACGAGTACGACGTAGAAACGTCGGCCGTCTCCTATCTCGAACTCCTTCTCGCCCGAGAACGGTACGAGTTCGATTACGTCCCACTCGTGGCAAATCTGCTCGAACTCGTCCCTGTCCGGGACGAGGAAGAACGACAAATCGTTCTGAAGGCCGTCAACTACTACGACGAGGGAATGACGGCGTTCGATGCGTTCCACGCCGCGACTGCAGAAACTCGGACGCTGGACGTACTCTCATCGGAGAAAGACTACGAAGACATCGAGGTGGAACGAGTCCCGCTAGAACCTGCTGATGAATGA
- a CDS encoding chorismate mutase has product MTRESTPDEESNRRTPDEMSLDELREEIETIDREIVELIAQRTYVADTIAQVKDEKGLPTTDEEQEQQVMDRAGGNAERFDVDANLVKAIFRLLIELNKVEQRENR; this is encoded by the coding sequence ATGACTCGAGAATCTACTCCGGACGAGGAATCGAACCGACGAACGCCCGACGAGATGTCTCTGGACGAACTCCGCGAGGAGATCGAGACGATCGACCGCGAGATCGTCGAACTGATCGCCCAGCGAACCTACGTTGCGGACACGATCGCTCAGGTCAAAGACGAGAAGGGATTGCCGACGACCGACGAGGAACAGGAACAGCAGGTGATGGACCGCGCGGGCGGGAACGCCGAACGGTTCGACGTCGACGCGAATCTGGTGAAGGCGATCTTCCGGCTGTTGATCGAACTGAACAAAGTAGAGCAGCGTGAGAACCGGTAG